From a single Candidatus Defluviilinea gracilis genomic region:
- a CDS encoding pyridoxal-phosphate dependent enzyme produces the protein MTTIDLTVDKTRRARAIQRAKEKNIVIPTYAQMKDPSKIPAKVKDELKGIGLWDIHPRNLFRINWHNQPTASGGTFGGVNFLELPSALTGVPARIIAIVGKWFPTGAHKVGAAFSCLVPRLVTGQFDPTTQKAVWPSTGNYCRGGAYDSALLGCESIAILPEGMSKERFEWLAKVAGETIKTPGSESNVKEIFDKCWELKKSGQDLMIFNQFEEFGNYLWHFEVTGHAMEEVFNQVAGKHGRYRGMASATGSAGTIASGDYMKKLFPDSKIVASEALQCPTLLENGFGAHRIEGIGDKHVPWVHNVKNTDVVTAIDDNAVVNLARLFNEESGRQYLVEQGVPESLVSNLDLLGFSGISNVLSCIKTAKYYEMDENDVMITILTDSMELYRSRLHEMHQEFGEYNERSAAADFARYLQGESTDNMLELRYTDRRRVHNLKYYTWVEQQGRTYDEIQKQWYEPNYWTDVQTQADEIDELIVEFNKEVGII, from the coding sequence ATGACTACCATTGATCTGACCGTTGATAAAACCCGCCGCGCGCGCGCCATCCAACGCGCCAAAGAAAAGAACATCGTCATCCCCACGTATGCACAGATGAAAGACCCGTCGAAGATTCCCGCGAAAGTGAAGGATGAGTTGAAAGGCATCGGACTCTGGGATATTCATCCGCGTAACCTCTTTCGGATTAACTGGCACAACCAACCCACCGCTTCAGGCGGGACGTTTGGCGGAGTCAACTTCCTCGAGCTTCCGTCGGCGCTGACGGGAGTCCCTGCCCGCATCATCGCCATCGTGGGGAAGTGGTTCCCGACGGGAGCGCACAAAGTCGGGGCGGCGTTCAGCTGTCTCGTGCCGAGACTGGTCACAGGCCAATTTGACCCGACGACTCAGAAAGCGGTCTGGCCCTCCACAGGGAATTACTGTCGCGGCGGCGCGTATGACTCCGCGTTGTTGGGATGCGAGTCCATTGCGATTCTGCCCGAAGGGATGTCGAAGGAGAGATTCGAATGGCTCGCGAAAGTCGCAGGCGAGACGATCAAAACCCCCGGGTCCGAATCGAACGTCAAAGAAATCTTCGATAAATGCTGGGAGTTGAAAAAGTCGGGACAGGATTTGATGATCTTCAATCAATTCGAAGAGTTTGGCAATTACTTGTGGCACTTTGAAGTGACGGGGCACGCGATGGAAGAGGTCTTCAATCAGGTGGCTGGCAAGCACGGACGGTATCGCGGCATGGCGTCTGCGACGGGTTCGGCAGGGACGATTGCCAGCGGCGATTACATGAAAAAATTATTCCCCGATTCAAAGATCGTCGCGAGTGAGGCGTTGCAATGCCCCACGCTTCTCGAAAACGGATTCGGCGCGCATCGCATCGAAGGCATCGGTGACAAGCATGTGCCGTGGGTTCATAATGTCAAGAATACGGATGTCGTCACCGCGATTGACGATAACGCTGTTGTGAATCTTGCGCGCTTGTTCAATGAAGAATCGGGACGGCAATATCTCGTCGAACAAGGTGTGCCCGAATCTCTAGTCTCCAATCTCGATTTACTTGGCTTTTCTGGAATCTCGAATGTTTTATCGTGTATCAAAACCGCGAAGTATTACGAAATGGACGAGAACGATGTGATGATCACCATCCTCACCGACTCGATGGAGTTGTATCGCTCGCGTCTGCATGAAATGCATCAGGAATTTGGCGAATACAACGAGCGTTCCGCCGCCGCCGACTTTGCCCGCTACCTGCAAGGCGAATCGACCGACAACATGCTCGAACTCCGTTACACCGACCGCCGCCGCGTGCACAATCTCAAATACTATACCTGGGTCGAGCAACAGGGGCGCACGTATGACGAAATCCAAAAGCAATGGTACGAGCCGAATTATTGGACCGACGTGCAAACGCAAGCCGATGAAATTGATGAGTTGATCGTTGAGTTCAATAAAGAAGTTGGGATTATCTAA
- a CDS encoding zinc ribbon domain-containing protein, producing MTLIQFTRNYRDLSTDAGFQFEFFCDRCGNGYQTEFQASAMGTATNVLDAASNLFGGVLGKAANVARGVRSAGWEKAHDNAFADAVEEAKPHFHKCKRCGKWVDDDCWNDQRTLCKDCAPDMQEEMSSIQVQAAIRDAQEKANTVDYVSADTFKQTIVTTCPHCGAKAGGGKFCQECGKPLAAEKFCKKCGVKMEAGAKFCAECGTKQ from the coding sequence ATGACTCTCATTCAATTCACCCGAAACTATCGCGACCTAAGCACGGACGCGGGATTCCAGTTCGAGTTCTTCTGTGACCGTTGCGGCAACGGCTACCAGACCGAGTTCCAAGCCTCGGCGATGGGAACCGCGACAAACGTATTAGATGCCGCGAGCAACCTTTTTGGCGGCGTCCTTGGGAAAGCCGCAAACGTGGCGCGCGGAGTCCGTTCGGCGGGATGGGAAAAGGCGCACGATAACGCGTTTGCCGACGCGGTGGAGGAAGCCAAGCCGCATTTCCACAAATGCAAACGGTGCGGCAAATGGGTGGATGACGATTGCTGGAACGATCAACGAACGCTTTGCAAAGACTGCGCCCCCGATATGCAGGAAGAGATGTCGTCCATTCAAGTGCAAGCCGCGATACGCGACGCGCAAGAAAAAGCCAACACCGTGGATTACGTTTCCGCCGACACCTTCAAACAAACCATCGTAACGACTTGTCCGCACTGCGGCGCGAAAGCGGGCGGAGGAAAATTCTGTCAGGAGTGCGGCAAACCTCTCGCCGCCGAAAAATTCTGCAAGAAATGCGGCGTAAAAATGGAAGCGGGCGCAAAATTCTGCGCCGAGTGTGGGACGAAGCAATAA
- a CDS encoding CPBP family intramembrane metalloprotease gives MQSPIYHYEGDGSPISISPKPYSLAVFLILAFGISWAVWVPAALASYDFIRFQINPFLTGLLGAIGPSLAALITTAAYDGRDGFRGLFKRLLTWRIGLQWYLFALAWPVVLSLTKTGISILLGSPIPNFSQPPFVNLFPELLNATPLVFLPAFFLQQLLFGSSMGEEFGWRGFALPRLQFKKSSLNASLLLGLIWGTWHLPLWLTKGNLVQDGFIGWHFLELMATALLFTWVYNNTQGSLLLALLFHASIGVTGLFLSSAELHPLIGATLNWGMAGLVIRVFGYQRLARQNMDLSALQSGLLAK, from the coding sequence ATGCAAAGTCCTATTTACCATTACGAAGGGGATGGGTCTCCGATCTCCATTTCGCCAAAACCATATTCACTGGCAGTCTTTCTAATTCTGGCTTTTGGGATCTCATGGGCGGTCTGGGTTCCCGCAGCGCTGGCATCGTATGATTTCATCCGCTTCCAGATTAATCCATTCTTGACCGGCTTGCTGGGCGCTATTGGTCCGTCGTTAGCCGCGCTTATTACGACAGCCGCCTATGATGGGCGGGACGGTTTCCGCGGTCTATTTAAACGCTTGTTGACATGGCGGATCGGACTCCAGTGGTATTTGTTCGCGCTAGCCTGGCCCGTCGTTCTTTCACTGACAAAGACCGGTATTTCAATCTTGCTGGGTAGCCCAATACCAAACTTCTCGCAACCCCCTTTTGTGAATCTGTTTCCAGAGTTATTGAATGCCACCCCTTTGGTGTTTCTACCCGCCTTTTTTCTTCAACAACTGCTGTTTGGAAGTTCGATGGGAGAAGAATTCGGCTGGCGTGGTTTTGCCTTGCCGCGGTTACAGTTCAAAAAAAGCAGTTTGAACGCCAGTCTCCTTTTAGGGTTGATATGGGGGACCTGGCATTTACCCTTATGGTTAACCAAAGGAAATCTTGTTCAAGATGGATTTATCGGATGGCATTTTCTTGAATTAATGGCAACCGCCCTCTTGTTTACCTGGGTTTACAACAACACGCAGGGCAGTCTCTTGCTGGCTCTACTATTTCATGCCTCCATTGGCGTGACTGGGTTGTTTCTTTCCTCAGCCGAGCTTCACCCGTTGATTGGCGCAACCTTGAATTGGGGAATGGCTGGGTTGGTGATTCGCGTATTTGGATACCAACGTTTGGCACGCCAGAACATGGACTTGTCTGCTTTGCAGAGTGGGCTATTGGCAAAGTAG